The proteins below come from a single Desulfovibrio sp. genomic window:
- the glpK gene encoding glycerol kinase GlpK has translation MAHKYILSLDQGTTSSRAILFDRDANIVQVAQREFTQIFPQPGWVEHNPNEIFDTQSHVAKECLKHANVQSNELAAVGITNQRETTVVWDKATGAPVYNAIVWQDRRTAGFCDQLRAAGKAEVIRQKTGLVLDAYFSGTKVRWILDNVPGARARAEAGELLFGTIDTWLIWNFSKRGAHVTDPSNASRTLLFNIHTGQWDDELLEIIGVPRAMLPEVAPSSSVMAQTHPEFFGQAVPIAGVAGDQQAATYGNACMTEGMAKNTYGTGCFLLLNTGTKARESKNNMLTTVAWETPKGRYYALEGSVFVGGAVVQWLRDGLGFIRDSSEMESLAITVPDNGGVYLVPAFVGMGAPYWDQYARGTMVGITRGTNRGHIARAAIESIALQTLDIMEAMQKDAGVPLTTLRVDGGASRNNMLMQCQANLTGVVVERPMVTETTALGAAYLAGLAVGFWESEEQLCAQWKLDRRFEPNMPEDRRQELLHQWHRAVERARSWIEE, from the coding sequence ATGGCTCATAAATACATTCTGTCTCTTGACCAGGGCACAACCAGCTCGCGCGCCATTCTTTTTGACCGCGATGCCAATATTGTTCAGGTTGCGCAGCGGGAATTCACCCAGATATTCCCCCAGCCCGGCTGGGTTGAACATAACCCCAATGAAATCTTTGACACGCAGTCGCATGTTGCCAAGGAATGCCTGAAACACGCCAACGTGCAGAGCAACGAACTGGCCGCCGTGGGCATCACCAACCAGCGCGAAACCACAGTTGTGTGGGACAAGGCCACAGGCGCCCCCGTATACAATGCCATTGTGTGGCAAGACCGCCGCACGGCTGGCTTTTGCGATCAGCTACGCGCTGCGGGCAAGGCTGAGGTAATTCGCCAGAAGACCGGCCTCGTGCTTGATGCCTATTTTTCTGGCACCAAGGTTCGCTGGATACTCGACAACGTACCCGGCGCGCGCGCCAGGGCCGAAGCTGGTGAGCTGCTTTTTGGCACAATTGATACATGGCTTATATGGAACTTCAGCAAGCGCGGCGCGCATGTGACCGACCCTTCCAACGCCAGCCGCACCCTGCTTTTCAACATCCACACCGGCCAGTGGGATGATGAACTGCTTGAAATCATCGGCGTGCCGCGCGCCATGCTGCCCGAGGTGGCCCCTTCCTCCAGCGTTATGGCGCAGACCCATCCCGAATTTTTTGGTCAGGCTGTGCCCATCGCGGGCGTGGCTGGCGACCAGCAGGCCGCTACCTACGGCAATGCCTGCATGACCGAAGGCATGGCCAAAAACACCTACGGCACGGGCTGCTTCCTGCTGCTCAACACGGGCACCAAGGCCCGCGAAAGCAAGAACAACATGCTGACCACCGTGGCGTGGGAAACGCCCAAGGGCCGTTATTACGCCCTTGAAGGCAGCGTTTTTGTGGGCGGCGCTGTGGTGCAGTGGCTGCGCGACGGCCTCGGCTTTATCCGCGACTCTTCTGAAATGGAAAGCCTTGCCATCACCGTGCCGGACAACGGCGGCGTGTACCTTGTGCCAGCCTTTGTGGGCATGGGCGCTCCCTACTGGGATCAGTACGCCCGAGGCACCATGGTGGGCATCACGCGCGGCACCAACCGCGGGCACATTGCCAGGGCGGCGATAGAATCCATTGCTTTGCAGACCCTCGACATCATGGAGGCCATGCAGAAAGACGCGGGCGTTCCCCTGACCACCCTGCGCGTGGACGGCGGCGCAAGCCGCAACAACATGCTCATGCAGTGCCAGGCCAACCTCACCGGCGTTGTTGTTGAGCGCCCCATGGTTACGGAAACAACCGCCCTTGGCGCGGCCTACCTTGCCGGTCTGGCGGTGGGCTTCTGGGAAAGCGAAGAACAGCTCTGCGCCCAGTGGAAGCTTGACCGCCGCTTTGAGCCAAACATGCCCGAAGACCGTCGCCAAGAACTGCTGCACCAGTGGCACCGCGCTGTGGAGCGGGCCAGAAGCTGGATTGAAGAATAA
- a CDS encoding MIP/aquaporin family protein translates to MTNLLGEFFGTMILITFGAGVVACVLLKDSKGNGGGWIVITAGWAFGVMLGVFTSVALGAPQADLNPAVTLAKTMLGVYGASQAFVTMLAQIAGGFTGAAIVWLAYLPHWAPTEDPGLKLAVFSTAPAIRSYGQNFLCEVIGTFMLLFGIFAIFHTNNGTLPSGYGPYMVGILVWALGLSLGGPTGYAINPARDLGPRIAHAVLPIAGKGSSDWAYAWIPVCAPMVGAVLAYVVGKAIGLL, encoded by the coding sequence ATGACTAATCTTCTTGGTGAATTTTTTGGAACGATGATTCTGATTACCTTTGGTGCTGGCGTTGTTGCCTGCGTTCTGCTTAAAGACTCCAAGGGCAACGGCGGCGGCTGGATTGTTATCACGGCGGGCTGGGCTTTTGGCGTCATGCTCGGCGTATTTACCTCGGTGGCGCTTGGCGCGCCCCAGGCTGATCTTAACCCCGCAGTGACCCTTGCAAAGACCATGCTGGGCGTCTACGGCGCGAGCCAAGCCTTTGTAACCATGCTGGCGCAGATCGCCGGCGGTTTCACCGGCGCTGCCATTGTCTGGCTTGCCTACCTGCCCCACTGGGCCCCCACTGAAGATCCCGGCCTGAAACTGGCGGTCTTCAGTACCGCGCCTGCCATCCGCAGCTACGGTCAGAACTTTTTGTGCGAAGTTATCGGCACCTTCATGCTGCTTTTTGGCATCTTCGCCATTTTCCACACCAACAACGGCACCCTGCCTTCTGGTTACGGCCCCTACATGGTGGGCATCCTTGTGTGGGCTCTGGGCCTCAGCCTTGGCGGGCCCACCGGTTACGCCATCAACCCCGCCCGTGACCTTGGCCCCCGCATTGCGCATGCGGTGCTGCCAATTGCGGGCAAGGGGTCTTCTGACTGGGCCTATGCCTGGATTCCAGTGTGCGCTCCCATGGTCGGCGCCGTGCTTGCCTATGTTGTGGGCAAGGCCATAGGTCTGCTTTAG
- a CDS encoding methyl-accepting chemotaxis protein, translated as MQLKVATRLWLGFGSIFFLMLLSALIMRHYLSQADNLADTTADESMPLAMLAADMKLQTVQVQQFLSDVSATHNPDGYKDAQEAADAFHEHAEKFKNKFALENNKKLQERLASLVKSFDAMYAIGRKMADTYINQGIEAGNELMEDFDNATEALTTALEPFIEEQTGVASHNLGTLKDELATSLILQWVLTGISIITGSLGAFFTIRSFMTQLGAEPADVAEVARKIAHGDLEVDMSLHGSRKNCGLFAAMSEMRDKLNDSFTEASTRQAEAELQAEAARKATAEAQQSKLMAERAKAEGMLQAAQQLEEVVEVISGAAEQLSTQITQSSRGADEQSNRVRETATAMEEMNATVLEVAKNAQLAAGVSGNAQKQTMEGVQIVSTAVENIKSIHAKSSAIKQDMGALGKQAEAIGQIMNVIADIADQTNLLALNAAIEAARAGDAGRGFAVVADEVRKLAEKTMTATREVGDAISGIQQGTRKNIDNVEDVGAAIEEATTLSARSGDALRQILEYVEHVNDQIQAIAAASEQQSATSEEINRSVEQVATISAETAQAMDHASKAVDALSQQTAALQGLIRDMKNHG; from the coding sequence CTTTGGTTCCATTTTCTTTCTGATGCTGCTCAGCGCCTTGATTATGCGCCACTACCTGAGCCAGGCCGACAACCTTGCCGACACAACGGCCGATGAAAGCATGCCGCTGGCCATGCTGGCAGCGGATATGAAGCTGCAAACAGTGCAGGTGCAGCAATTCCTGTCTGACGTTTCCGCAACGCACAACCCTGATGGCTACAAAGACGCGCAAGAAGCTGCGGATGCCTTTCATGAACACGCAGAGAAATTCAAAAACAAATTCGCTCTTGAGAACAATAAAAAATTACAGGAGAGGCTAGCCTCGCTGGTCAAGTCGTTTGACGCCATGTACGCGATAGGCCGCAAGATGGCTGATACTTACATAAATCAGGGCATTGAGGCTGGCAACGAACTCATGGAAGATTTCGACAATGCCACAGAAGCTCTCACAACGGCTCTGGAACCGTTTATTGAAGAGCAGACTGGCGTGGCAAGCCACAACCTGGGCACCTTAAAGGACGAGCTTGCCACAAGTCTGATCCTGCAATGGGTTCTGACCGGGATTTCAATTATTACTGGCTCGCTTGGGGCATTTTTTACAATCCGGTCATTCATGACGCAGCTTGGAGCGGAACCTGCCGATGTGGCAGAAGTGGCGCGCAAAATCGCCCATGGCGACCTTGAAGTGGATATGAGCCTGCACGGCAGCCGTAAAAACTGCGGTCTGTTCGCCGCCATGAGCGAAATGCGCGACAAACTCAACGACAGCTTCACTGAAGCTTCCACGCGGCAGGCTGAGGCAGAACTACAAGCCGAAGCCGCCCGCAAGGCAACAGCCGAAGCCCAGCAATCAAAGCTGATGGCTGAAAGGGCCAAGGCAGAGGGCATGTTGCAGGCAGCGCAGCAACTTGAAGAAGTGGTTGAAGTAATCTCTGGCGCTGCGGAGCAGCTTTCCACGCAGATAACCCAATCCAGCCGCGGGGCGGATGAACAGTCAAACCGCGTGCGCGAAACTGCCACAGCCATGGAAGAAATGAATGCGACAGTGCTTGAGGTCGCCAAAAATGCCCAACTCGCAGCAGGCGTTTCTGGCAACGCTCAAAAACAGACTATGGAAGGCGTGCAGATTGTGAGCACCGCTGTTGAGAACATCAAGTCCATTCATGCTAAATCATCGGCAATAAAGCAGGATATGGGGGCATTGGGCAAACAGGCTGAAGCCATTGGCCAGATCATGAACGTCATTGCGGATATTGCCGACCAGACAAACCTTCTTGCGCTCAACGCCGCCATTGAGGCTGCCCGGGCTGGCGATGCAGGCCGGGGCTTTGCCGTGGTGGCTGATGAAGTGCGCAAACTTGCAGAAAAGACCATGACAGCCACCCGTGAAGTTGGGGACGCCATCAGCGGCATTCAGCAGGGCACGAGAAAAAATATTGATAATGTGGAAGACGTGGGCGCAGCCATTGAAGAAGCAACCACGCTCTCTGCCCGTTCTGGCGATGCATTGCGGCAAATACTTGAATATGTGGAGCATGTTAACGATCAAATCCAGGCAATTGCCGCTGCAAGTGAGCAACAATCGGCAACCAGCGAAGAAATCAACAGATCCGTTGAGCAGGTCGCAACTATTTCTGCCGAAACTGCGCAGGCTATGGATCACGCAAGCAAGGCCGTGGATGCCCTATCCCAGCAGACGGCTGCACTGCAAGGGCTAATACGCGACATGAAAAATCACGGCTGA
- a CDS encoding HD domain-containing phosphohydrolase: MLCHSRLNLAENATRHEKLVPCSSAVTEIIHQLAESLGKAIDAKDTYTLAHSEEVAIISQALALAMGLGHQAADIIHVAGHLHDLGKIGVPDDILAKTSALTPKEWLAIRKHPDMGADILAPIACLRDCGIVDMVRAHHERFDGNGYPQGLKGGHIPLGARIITVADSLSAMLQSRPYRQAKTFDEACREIIKGTSSQFDPDVVKAFMSIRDRLRDLVAMLRAD, translated from the coding sequence ATGTTGTGCCATTCTCGCCTTAACCTTGCCGAAAACGCCACACGCCACGAAAAACTCGTCCCCTGCAGCTCTGCTGTGACAGAAATCATTCACCAGCTTGCGGAATCACTGGGTAAGGCCATAGACGCCAAGGATACCTATACCCTCGCCCATTCAGAAGAGGTTGCCATCATCTCGCAGGCTTTGGCTCTTGCAATGGGCCTGGGGCACCAGGCTGCCGACATAATCCATGTGGCTGGTCACCTGCATGATCTTGGCAAAATTGGTGTTCCTGACGACATCCTGGCCAAAACATCCGCTCTTACTCCCAAAGAATGGCTGGCAATCCGCAAGCATCCAGACATGGGGGCCGACATTCTTGCTCCCATAGCCTGCCTTCGGGATTGCGGCATTGTGGATATGGTGCGCGCCCACCACGAACGTTTTGACGGCAACGGTTACCCGCAAGGGCTTAAAGGTGGCCACATTCCGCTGGGCGCACGCATCATCACCGTTGCGGATAGCCTTTCTGCCATGCTGCAATCGCGCCCATACCGCCAGGCCAAGACTTTTGACGAGGCCTGCCGCGAAATCATCAAAGGCACCAGCAGCCAGTTTGACCCGGATGTGGTCAAAGCCTTTATGAGCATCAGGGACAGACTGCGCGACCTCGTTGCCATGTTGCGTGCAGATTGA